In Carassius carassius chromosome 38, fCarCar2.1, whole genome shotgun sequence, the genomic stretch GGATTCAGCGGCAGTTCAGTTCTGTGCAAGAAAAGTGTCAGCTGTGTCAGGAGATGCCCGCAAAGCACTTGACATATGCAGGTAAGGGAACAGGGTTTAAACTGCGGAAACAAGAGTGTGACTCTTAGTTTTGAGAGGTCCTCACACATTAGTGTCTATCCATCAGGAGGGCCGTGGAGATCGTGGAAGCAGCTGACAGGTCCAAAATGGCTTCTGAACCTGCAGCCGGCCCTAAAGGTAGGAATTACTGCATATTTTCCAGAAAATAAGTTGTACTGGAACAAGATTGCATCAATACATCAGAGTGTAAGTCCTTATGTTATCACAAGGATAGATTGTCTATAGAGAAAAAGAAATAAGGGATTTGTCTCTCTTTTCTTGTTGCAGTGTCACGGGTGAGCGTTCCTCAGGTGGCACGGGTTTTGACTGAGGTGTACGGTGACCGCATGGCATCCAGTAGCGGGGATGGCGAGAGCTTCCCTTTGCAGCAGAAACTTCTGGTCTGCTGTATGCTTCTAATCGTCCGTAACGGCAAGAGCAAAGAGGTCCAGTTGGGCAAGGTGAGTCAAACTTTGATTGtctctatattttaaaatgaaactcATTTCCAAGCACTGTAACTTCAGTGTTCAGAATCCATCGAGGACGACGTGAGAAGTGATTCTGGGGCTGATAACCTTGTGTGTTTGTCCAGCTGTGTGAGGTGTACAGTAAGCTGTGTAAGCAGAGGCAGGTGGGAGGAGTCGGACAGACCGAGTGTTTGTCTCTCTGCAGTCTGCTGGAGAGCAGAGGAATCTTCACACTCAAAAAGGCCAAGGAGGCACGATTAACTAAAGTAAGAGCAGTTTTGAATCATGAATAGTATGGCCTTTGCGAAATCTTGATTTAAGCCCAGTTATGCTTCAGCTGTTCATGTTCTGTGAGGATCTGTCCTCGTAATGCAACTTTTGCCATCAAGAGTGTGTGCATACGTCAGTGCACAGCCCTGTTTTGTGTCCACGTACATCAGCACAGGCACGAGATGAGTGTTGAGAGCGATTGAGTACACTAGGTGGTACTGTGCATGTGTCAAACTCTAGTATACTTCTGAAGGCTGTGCACGAGACCGAGCAGAATGTGGATAAAGTATACCTGGGCCTTTTAGGTTTTCAGTGAATCGGTATCTTGATTCATTTAAACTTAATGAGGGATCTAAATTTCAGTATGGCTTTCTCTTTTCTAGATCTCCCTGAAGATTGAAGAGCGAGACGTGGAGAATGCTTTGAAGGATCGAACTCTCCTTGGAAGCATATTAGCGGCTGGTCTCCCATAGATTCCAtgagattttaactttttttttttaatttaattttttattcattttacttcTTCCcctcatttatgtattttatattgctTAGATGTGAAAGTcttgtttaaaatgaaatgtgcTGTTTTATAGAGTGATGATTGGATCCAAAAGGGTTGATTTCTCCATTATGTTTGTGTCAAACATTTGCCTGCCTTTTTAAGTTTATggatgttttttaatatatacattctTAGATTGGCATAAACTCTTCCAAATCAAAACAGAAGACTTTGCcttctattttattttgtacatgtTTTGTAATGTTTCAGTTTTAATAAACCAAAATGTACACACGTTTGttccaattgttttttttttgtatgtaaaaaaagttctaaaatttttaaaatgacattaaaactaCCCAGTCAGAGAAGTTCTGTATGTAAATGTTATGATTTGCCTACCTTTGCATGATGGTGTAGTTTgtatattaaactttttaaaagctgtgtttgtaataaacaaatcctttaTTTGGATGCTTTGAACTTTAAGCCATTACTTCTGGTCAATCCATCAACATATTTAAGAACTGGTTTCACTTgctctgtgcatatttctctcctgattcagtgaCTTTTTCACTAAGTCACTGGACTGGAGTCCtgaggattacttgtgaattatgatttttatcagttgtttggactcttactgacggcacccattcactgcagaggatccactggtgagtaagtgatgtaatgctatctTTTCCCACAAAAAACGAACTTGAGTAAATATCCAGCAAAtttgagccttttttttttatgaaaccatTTGAAATGACTCGTAAACCCTTTGAATACTCAAACTATATCAACACTAGTACTTGTCAAAATGAAGTGCATCACAAAGCATTCGATAACatgattttatttagtttttttggacAAAGTGAAGTAAAAATGCTACAAAGAATCCCTTCGTTCAGCTTGCCTGTTAATACCTGAACTAATGTGAAGCtagttttaaaacttttaaagttTGTTTGGTTAAACATTAGTCCCTTTCAATCAGCACAGCATTTATCacgcaaatgaaataaaaaaatctccATACAAATtgcaattcaaaaataaaatcagtataTCCTTGGCTACACATTAAGACAATTTCAGCAAAACAAATATATGCAGTGGGAAAAAAAACAAGTGGGAAAAGGTTACATTTAACTCCAGTATTTGACTTGACTCTGTAAGGGAAGAAACAGAAATGCACTGTATTGAGTTATAAGAGCTGTAGGAACTCTATAAAAATGATTACAGATCAGCTCTGAACTCCCATCTGACTAAAACCACAGTGAACGAAGCTATTAAACTGACTTCGGGTCAGTTATTGTGAGATTACAAACAAAACCTCAAACAATTGTATTTTCCAAAATCTTAAGTATAAAAAGCAATGTGATcatcattataaaatattataataaaatctcTTTGGCATAGTTAACCAGTCCTCTTACCAACAATGTATTAATGCACCCATAAGAAacgataaaatataatatttcctACAAAAAGAACATGCTGTCTTCCTTGTATAAAGGCAGCTTATAGTTGTGCTTGATTCTGCCTCTCCCAGAACAGTGAGAATTGCATAAATTACAGCAGTGACAGTGTATTTACTGAGAAATGGACCACAGGCACCcagtgatgaagaaaaaaaaaacctctgctaAGAGCTTCTGTCTCTTGTATTTTTCAAATCCCTCTTTCATTGGAGCTCAATTCATCATCGGGCTGTAAGATAAACAAAAACACTCAGTTAAACGCAATTTCAGCACATAAGACCAATCCTATTTGAGACTTTGAGTGACGGCTAGTGTATCCGAGTAGTACTAACCTGTTAATATTCATTGTAGTGTCTGGGCATTGGGTTGTAACCCATGCCTGGCCCAAAATCTTCTACCATTTCTGGATCTAGGGGCATACCATCCATATGCATGCCATCACTGTATCCTTGAAATCCTGCATGGCCGTAACCATCCAGCTCTGTAGgagacaagacacaacacaacaaaaaaagttaGCCACCTGCATAATTTGACAGTCTCTGCAGAACCAACAGTGTTCCATATAGAGACAGATCTAACAATAATGGAGATAATTAGCTGCCAAATCatagtgagagagagacaatATACTAACCGTCCTCTGGAAGGCCAGGTTCCACCATGTTGCGTGCCTAAAATGTAACAAGGAAACTGTCAAAACCTGTGCTCTATGTTCATATTTCTATGACAAATGATATCATTTGTTTGGATTTGATGGTCACTGTCATAAAAAGAGTGTTAAAGTCTACATGAAATCAAACATGGCATGATGTCATGGCCAATGTATAACAGACATCTAACATACTGAGCCTAAATGAGTTTAACCAAACAAAATGATCCTGAAAGGCCAAATAATaagcctaataaataaataaggccaaataataaaaggcaaaataaaaaaataagcccgataaataaataaggcaaaataataaaatatttgccaAAAATAATAagcccaataaataaataaggcaaaataatacgcccaataaataaataaggcaaaataatacgcccaataaataaataaggcaaaataataaaagccATATTTATTAacccaataaaaaaataaggcaaaataataagcccaataaataaataagggaaAATAATAAAATCCATATTTATtaacccaataaataaataaggcaaaataataagcccaataaataaataaggcaaaATAATAAAATCCATATTTATtaacccaataaataaataaggcaaaataataagcccaataaataaataaggcaaaATAATAAAATCCATATTTATtaacccaataaataaataaggcaaaataataagcccaataaataaataaggaaaaataataaaatccataTTTTTTAACCCAATAAATAAATTAGGCAAAATAATAagcccaataaataaataaggcaaaataataaaagccATATTTATtaacccaataaataaataaggcaaaataataaaagcaaataatttctgaagggtcatgtgacgcTGAAACTTCTCTTTGTTAACAACAACAGATTTATAAATGAATCTAATGACATTTCTTGCATTCCCAAATTCAAATTAAAGCAATTTTAACCCAGCTAACATTTACAGTGAATCGAAACTGAAAACACAATACCGTTACAGCATCAgactatatttatataaataaatcgcAGCTATTGCGAATTTTATGAAATTCTGTAGAATTCATAGAACAGTTTTCAGTTATATTTGATCACAGGACTAAGAAAAAAATCTGGTCACCTTACTATAAAGACCACTTTTCAAGACCAAATGTGGAAAAATAATGTCTAAATTtggttttattgtaaaatatactcTGAAATGTCACATTACTGAGGTAAATTTGTTTGCAAATGCCATTTCATGTGCAAGGTGTCCAAAATAACAAACGAAAATAACCTTGCTATGAAACCTCCACACCACCAGGGGCCGAACTTACCATTTCCCAAGAAGCAGGGTCGTGTTtgaagagtgagtgtgtgagctcCACTGATACTCTTTTCTTATAGTCGGGGTTTTTGTCCTCGGAAATTCGGAAGAGAACTGCAGCAGCATAGGTGGCTGAAAGAACAACAAAAACCCTTTGTTACAAGCTTGAGCTTTAATTATTCTTCAGTACTGACGTGAATGCATAGACtttcaaaatataatacatttgataGTGTGCTAGAGAGTTTCATTCTTGTCCAGTGTCTGTGCCTAGAAAAATTTGGCTATGTATGTATACTATTTGTATACTACGCTGCTGATCGTTTTTCGCTCTCACTCACCGATCCCTTCGTTGCTGGAGTGGAGGAGCTCCATGAGAGGAGCAGAGGCTCCTTCTGAATCAATGATCTCAGCAGACTGTTTATCAAGAGCCAGTTCACACAGAACACCAGCTGCCACACGCTTGACGTTATCCAATGGAGAATACAACAGCTGCAGGGACAGAAAACAGGTGTCTATTACACACGGACCATGTCACATAGAGGGCAAAGACTGTACAGACCCGCTCCCAAAACACCCATAACACAGTTTATCTGTGGAAAGGATATAAGAGTTACCTGAACAAACAGAGGAATGGTGTCCATGTTGGAAATGGTGGTTTTGTTAATATGATCTCTGGCCAAGATATGCAGAGCACCAGTGCAGCCCTCCACGATCTCCTCCATTCTCACCCCAtcctgagagagagggagaggaaaaaGGACATTTTGGTTATTCGGTGACAAAATAGTAGTCTGTACATTGTATGGTGTACATAAAAATGTGACTTGTAGAGAATTTAACAATGCTGGTTTTGGTATCTCTCGTACCTGGTATGTTTGTTGAGCAGATGAACCAGGTTTCTGTGCATCCTGATGAGCTTTCGAAAGCAAAGTGACCAGTTTGGGAATGGCATCAGCGTCTCTCAAAGGAGCCTGATTGGCTTGACACAGCGCCAGGTTACGGATCAGACCAACCACAGCCTGCGATGAAGAGAAATGTGGGGTCAGCTTAACATGgttatatgttttaataaaatgttattatatggCTTAATAAAAGTCGTTTTCCTATACATATGGACCTCGCaattgtttacaaaaaaataaatacaaaatttaaatacCAAAACTTGAATTTTACTTCCTTACTCTCCATAACCAGCCTATTTTTGGACACTTTCATTTGTGTAATGCTTCATCCACACCAATAGGTGTCAGTGTACAAATCAATgtatagtaaaataaaagtaaaataaaacaaaatcaagtaTGATTAGTGTACCTTTATTTGATTTGATCAAtgatatgcatttttttaatgtttagaaatgaataaaaggttaaaatgtTTTTCTCACTAAGGTATTATTTTGtcagttttctgtttttctttcactTACCTTAATGACTGGCCAGTAGTAGGGCTGATTGAGTAATTTGACAATAGCGGGGATGCCGTAATACATTCGTACAGCATTCTGTGCAGACTCCGCCTCTGGGTGCCGGCTGGTGAGGTGGCGCAGGGCACAGACAGCTGGCTCGATCACGTCCTGTTTTGAATCGGCCCTCACGATGGTGTGAATCAGAGCCTCCACGCCATTACTCTGGGTCACCTGTGTTTTGTTGCGTGTGTTGTTGCAGGTGAGGTTGGACAGGATGCCCGTGGCACAGGTCAGCATGTTGATGTCATCAGAGGACAGCTGGCCCACCAGCACTTGGAGCAGATTTTCCAGTCCGTCCTGCAGGGGGCGAGAGAGTGAGCATGTGTCGGCACCAAAACATAGTACACATACAGTTTCCGGTGTTTCTGTTGTAATCATGAAAATAGGggttgtttttgtatatttttaaaactaaaataaactggGAGAGTTGATatgttacattaaataaataaaccacaattGACTGAAACTTCCTGACGTTTCAATCACATTATACTTTTAAAGGGACATCGGgtgcaaaatgtacttttttcaTGGGGTTTTTTAATCCCCCAAAAACCTAAACGGTCTCAATTATCAAGCCGTTTAGTTTTTCTTAGCAGTATTATGTCATATTGCACAGGCCCCGCCCACGACTGCTGACGGACCATCCCGTATTAGCATATTTTCTCAGCGCTCGAGCAGCTGTCGCGACAGGCTTTGTAAACAATGCAGGTGTTTTGTAGCTGGATGTTAAAGTGAACATAAGAGCCACTGAGGAGGCAGTTTTTGCTTTTGATGGTGATGCGTCACTGAATACACCAAAAACAGAAGAGGGGGCGGGGTTGAcagtagctcattatcatttaaagagacgtGCACCGAAACGGGCCGCTGTGAAAAGAGCTGTAATAacgtaaaaaggttttttttttcacgaccaatgaggaattttaaccaaagtattttGCAGACATTTCaagaagaccctaaagaatcatacaaACTTGTGGAAAGTGGGCATACGACGTCCCCTTTAACACAAACATAATTTAGTGAAGGTCAAAGGGGCCAAAATTCAGtctagctttatttattttttccttgggTGTGTGACAGACAGTTAGATGGTGTTAGATGCATAAATTAACCTGTTTGGTTGCAGCGTCTGACAAGTTTCTCAAGGTCCACAGGCAGTTTTGATTCAGACGTTGAGTAGAGCTGTTCAGATGCTTACCAAGAGCTTGCATTCCACCTGAGAGAGAGACCATAGATACATTTGTGAGTggcagtgttatttaagttaactaaaactatatagatttatttaaaaaaaatctcataaacataaaaaaattcatgCAATTTCATTGGAGAGATAAGGTGTCTTTTATTTCAGATgtcaaaataaaggtttcaaaacAACAAtcattcacataaacacacaaatgttgttgaaataatgcatttttgtttttgttttattgaacaCCTGCCACTTGCATGTCCAGAATTTGTATAATTAAAAGGAAGTGTGATGGCTGCCTTAGTAATATTTAGAAGAGGGGTTCTAATTTGCCTTACCAGCATCCACAATAGCAGGTTTGTTACTAGGACAGACAGAGAGCACTTTGAGCACACGGCTAGTGGTCCAGAGCAGCTTCTCATAAGTGTTAGTCCTCATGATGTGCACTAGACCCTCAGGGCCACCGTTAGCCAGGATAATCAGCTGAGAGACAATCAGACAGATGTTAACATGACACATCATCAAACTGTTATGAAAACTCTACTCTCCTTAACAAAGAACAAGAACACGGGAAACAGAACTTCTGCaactatttgtattattttatttattaatggaaTAAGCACCTTGCTCTCCTGGTTGCCATAGGAAAGCAGCTGTAGGCAGTCCGTGGTGATGGCCAGGAACTTGGGGTTGCTTTTCTTCAGCAGGGGAACCATCCTCTGCAGACCATCAGCCAGACGCACTGCCATCTTGGCTCCCTCCTGATGCAGAAGCAGGTTGTGCAGGGTGGTGATAGCATAGAAAAGAACTGAATCCATCGGAGAACTGCAAAAGAAACGTTGGATGGTTCAGATCAAGTGCTGGATTCATTTCctaaagaaatatataataacgttaaaaaaaaaatatgctgttCCAACtaagtaccttttttttttttacattttaaaagctttttgcAGCATTTTTAAGCATAAATTTAAACCACCCTCTAATTTCAATTAAAGTCCTGGAGAAAGTTTCTAGTAATTTAGAAATATCTATGCtccaaataaagtaaataaaacccTGAATCACACATTTGCAATTAAATGTCCAATCAAATGAGAGCAATCTGTTATGTGTGACAAATATGACTTTTTTCAAAAAGTTGGATgaatcaagtttttattttaatttttcattcaagTAATAGTTtaacccaaaaatttacatttgatatAATTATGCTgttaaaatgacatgagggtgaataaatgacaacAATGATCTAGTCCTTTTCTTCAGTAGGACTCTCTCACCTCAACAAGCGCACCAGAGCTGGGATGCCTCCCGATTTAAAGATGGCGAGCAGCCCCTCGCGCTGGTGCGAAAGGTTGTGCAGGATGCTGGCTGTGGCGCGGGTCGTCTCCATGTCGGATGTGTTCTGCATGGCTCTCACCACAGCGGCCGCCATTTGTGGGGACTGCATCATAGCCCGACGGGACGCCTCCTTGTGGGTCAGCTGGTTCACGATCATAGCTGCCTTATTCACCACAACCTAAAGTCAAGAAAGAGGGTCAAAGGTCAGGACATGAAGCTACTGTGCGTTTGTAAAGCAGAGATTGAATGTTTAATACGAGCATTCAAGGTACCTGGTCTTCATCGTTGAGGAGTTTGATGAGCTCTGGAATGGCGCGTGTGGCGAGTTCGGCGTCGTCCTGGTAGTTGATGAGATGAATGATGGCGGCTTTGAGCTGCTGAGATGGTTCAGCCAGCTTCTGTACATTGGTTTGCTGGGACGAACCCATCTGTGTGGAAAGGACGGCCGTTCCCTCCATCACGGTCTCAGGAAACATGGCCGCCCTCACACGCTGAGCACGAGTCACATTATACTGAGACTCCACATCTATGGGAGAGAGTGACACATAGAGAATTATAAATGAAACTTTCAAACAAGCTTTAATGGTTGCAGTTGCCAGATTTCAAGAATTCTAATCCCCCAATCAGAGCTTTTTTCTTAAATCGatacatttttggtttactgAATCTTCCCAAGCTGGCAACCATGTGCACATGTTCTCTCTACATTACAGAAAATGTGTTGATGAGCTGAGAACACCGGCAAACATTTAAGTCATTTAAGAGTTTAGAAATCTCCACTTTTTGCTTGTTAAATGATAACAATTGTGCTTAATGATCATGATCATATTTTGGAGATTAATAATCATGATGAACCGTTAAAccattatcatgcagccctagtttaAGATTTGTTCTTCACCTGCAGGGTTCTCTGTGAATGTGGCGGAGTAGGTGAAATCCTTGCTGCTGTACTCTCTTCCACCTTGATCTGAGCGAACCGTAGTGGCTCCTGACTGGATGCCTGAATCTGTCCCGTAATACGACTGCTGCCATTCTGTGACCTTCACCGAGCCTGGGGCCTCTGCAACTGATGCACACATACACGACAAGAGTTTGAGTTGATCGATTGCCTCGGGTTCCATCAAAACCATATAAAACAACCATTGAAGTAACTCTTACAATCACACAAAGCATCATGAAACATGGAAATCAGTAGAGAGACAGCCTCGAAGCTAATAAACATGAATTTAAAAAAGCAGAAAACTCCTTTCCTTTATTTTGAAAGAACTATTAAACTGACTGGGAATTTTATTAGGGATGTACAATGTATTTCCACTATATCAATTATCAGAAAATATGAGAGATTTATGAGTATTGCTCGATACTGGATAAAACATATTTAGTTGTGCAGGCTATTTTCCCTTGTTTTTACACAACCCCCCCATTAACTAACACTCAAAGTTAATCTTAAAATCATTAacataaagaaattaaaataaattaaataatacaatttaaatcaacttcaaatgtcaaaatgaatatccattatAATTTTGTGATATCTAATTCacatttagaattatttattttaatttcctttCTTACATAAAATAGTACATATAAATATCTTTTACTCCTTGCCATTTAGTGGTTATCATTCACAATATGAAAATGTTATTGGGATTATGGGCTCAAcactaaacatttttttctacTAGCCCAGTAGGACGAATGGTTCACATTTTTACTTGCCCTACCAATATTTTCACTGAccctgccataaaaaaaaaaaatcgttgcAGTTATCATTGTTTTTGACCCATGCTATCTTTTATTCTAATAAATAAGCTTATATGACACCAAAAGTTTAGATACCAATTAAATTATTCAATTCCCAGTTCCAATTTCGATACAAGAGCAAAAACTACTAGCCTaacaaatataaagttaaaaaattattaaagtcaagtgaacagtcagtaaataagaacaaaaatgaacaaattaaaagCAATTGCAGAACTGAATATACAGATCAAAGATGCAAATGAAATGACACTTTATGAAAAATGGGCTGAATGAGACGCAGatccactctctgacagcagggggcgcttatggaacagcagtgaTACAGCGTTCCCTTGTTACTGCTTATTACATTAAATGCATTATAGAGAggcaaatggaaaaaaaaagctatgtaaacttttctgaagacagtcagttcccctcagaaaCACATTCACATAAACCCCCAATTTAATATTTAGGATTTTCTTCCAATATTTCATGCATCATGAACAGTGTCTTCTACAGTATTTTCTTCTCTTTGCGCTCATCTGCAGTATCTCTGGCCTCTTACACATTGCATTTACACAATTTGTAATATTTTCAACACAAATGTAATTTTGGAAAATGACAATGTAGATTGTATGCAAGGTGGCAACAGAGAtcggctgaaataaaataaaaaatgccccGTCAACGGGTGCACATGTGCTCCACTGTAGAATTTATATATCAATTAATCATTGATAAAGCTACAAAGTTACTTGCctagacgggtattttgacatacttttgtatgaatttgtatgtTCAAGTGCAAGAATACACTGTACACTGGAGTTTTTTTCCCCGTCttgctaaaatgttttaaaatcttttttttattattattcttattatttgaaataataattttattttattattcactcTGGCCCCAGGCCCTCAGACAATGTCGAGCCCTGTTGTAACAATTGCATGTGTACTTACAGTGCATTTCCATTTTGGCCTCCTGGACTCAAACCAAACAGTCCAAAAGTAAAACCTGCAAAACAAAATGATCATATATATTAATCAGAAATATTCAAACGTATTTGTGCCAAACAGAAGCCAAAGCttgttaaaaatacatatttttaagtcCTGCTGCAATCTGTTCttgatcaacaaaaaaaaaaaaaaaaaaaacaacgggtGCAGAGGATCATGGGAGACTTGGGGCGGCAGCGATGGGGGAATGTCAGCGGTACTTTTTGACACTTGGCGTCTCAAAACAAGGCGTTTGATGAAATGGCTTGATTGAAAGCACAACAACCTCACAAAACCGGCTCTGTATGCTTCAACATTTACACACCCCTACACAACAAACCCCTCCCCTTTCTCCAGCTCTCACACATTTAAAGACACAACCACACTTTACTTTCAGACAACAGCTCAATATTGGAGCAGTATTGTTTCTTAAAATCCATTCATAACTTAAAGCAAAGCAATAAGAAAACCTTGTTCTCAAAATAAGCAAGAACGGACCAAATTTATCTGGCTGCCATAACTTTTTCTCCTTTCACATTTATCTGCACCTTGTAGTGTCGATTTACTTTCTCCCTCTTGGTTTCACTTGAACCCCTCCACATATGTTATGAAAATATCAGTATGGGGAGTTACCCCCAGATGCATTTACTCTTGATCGAGTCAGGTCTTGAACGCACCTCAAATAACCTACTGAGGTAATTTGATCAGATCTAGAAAGTGTCTTGAAGGGCATTTGCACATGGTCTTTTCATAAATTAATAGctctaaatgcataaaatgaccAAGTGTAAATAAATACCCTTAGACAAGACAGGTCAACATACTCGATGTTCAACTAATAATGATTTTGATGGTCTATTAATCCCACATACATTTTTAccaataaataaatctattatctatgtaataaagtttattatctttcaattaatttgataaaaaagccTAACTTTATGTTCAGCATTAAAAATATATGCAAgcctaattatatattattatacttatatctgattaaatggataaaaatgcttaaatatatgcttaacatgcaaaaacaaaataacattttatatatattgttatttttatctataacaaatgtttattttgtgtttaattgaATAAAA encodes the following:
- the LOC132119353 gene encoding junction plakoglobin-like, with protein sequence MEMHFAEAPGSVKVTEWQQSYYGTDSGIQSGATTVRSDQGGREYSSKDFTYSATFTENPADVESQYNVTRAQRVRAAMFPETVMEGTAVLSTQMGSSQQTNVQKLAEPSQQLKAAIIHLINYQDDAELATRAIPELIKLLNDEDQVVVNKAAMIVNQLTHKEASRRAMMQSPQMAAAVVRAMQNTSDMETTRATASILHNLSHQREGLLAIFKSGGIPALVRLLSSPMDSVLFYAITTLHNLLLHQEGAKMAVRLADGLQRMVPLLKKSNPKFLAITTDCLQLLSYGNQESKLIILANGGPEGLVHIMRTNTYEKLLWTTSRVLKVLSVCPSNKPAIVDAGGMQALGKHLNSSTQRLNQNCLWTLRNLSDAATKQDGLENLLQVLVGQLSSDDINMLTCATGILSNLTCNNTRNKTQVTQSNGVEALIHTIVRADSKQDVIEPAVCALRHLTSRHPEAESAQNAVRMYYGIPAIVKLLNQPYYWPVIKAVVGLIRNLALCQANQAPLRDADAIPKLVTLLSKAHQDAQKPGSSAQQTYQDGVRMEEIVEGCTGALHILARDHINKTTISNMDTIPLFVQLLYSPLDNVKRVAAGVLCELALDKQSAEIIDSEGASAPLMELLHSSNEGIATYAAAVLFRISEDKNPDYKKRVSVELTHSLFKHDPASWEMARNMVEPGLPEDELDGYGHAGFQGYSDGMHMDGMPLDPEMVEDFGPGMGYNPMPRHYNEY